One genomic segment of Natrialbaceae archaeon AArc-T1-2 includes these proteins:
- a CDS encoding DUF1405 domain-containing protein, with the protein MTGSTGLPERDPLPTVFAPLPKRLEDLGLRYAWLVVAINLAGTAFGFWYYRHQFAETATVMWPFVPDSPVATLLIALAIAAWKLGYEQPWLTALAFFGNIILGLWTPYTLLVFHETYTAQTHPLMYQFLFWSHLAMVVQALVLHRITDFPVWAVAVALAWYGLDLIVDYFVPIVGEPHHTTIPVPRDEPMFLAADALGVIAAGETTFTLLALFLALSVRVKKLETGAVDGDRIE; encoded by the coding sequence ATGACGGGATCGACCGGACTCCCCGAGCGGGATCCGCTGCCGACAGTGTTCGCTCCCCTCCCGAAGCGACTCGAGGACCTCGGGCTCCGGTACGCCTGGCTCGTCGTCGCGATCAACCTCGCCGGGACAGCGTTTGGCTTCTGGTACTACCGCCACCAGTTCGCCGAGACCGCAACGGTGATGTGGCCGTTCGTTCCCGACAGCCCCGTCGCGACGTTGCTCATCGCACTCGCGATCGCTGCCTGGAAACTCGGGTACGAACAGCCCTGGCTCACAGCACTCGCGTTTTTCGGAAATATCATTCTGGGGCTGTGGACGCCGTACACGCTGCTTGTCTTTCACGAAACGTATACGGCCCAGACCCATCCGCTGATGTACCAGTTCCTCTTCTGGAGTCACCTCGCGATGGTCGTCCAGGCGCTTGTCCTCCATCGAATCACCGACTTTCCGGTCTGGGCCGTCGCCGTCGCGCTGGCGTGGTACGGGCTCGACCTGATCGTCGACTACTTCGTCCCGATCGTCGGCGAGCCCCACCACACGACGATTCCCGTCCCCCGCGACGAGCCGATGTTCCTCGCGGCCGACGCGCTCGGAGTCATCGCTGCCGGCGAGACGACGTTTACCCTGCTCGCACTCTTTCTCGCACTCTCGGTCCGGGTGAAGAAACTCGAGACGGGTGCCGTCGACGGCGATCGGATCGAGTGA
- the pdxS gene encoding pyridoxal 5'-phosphate synthase lyase subunit PdxS: MTDDTDLEELRRGTDLVKRGFARMQKGGVIMDVVDREQARIAEDAGAVAVMALEAVPADIRKRGGVARMADPADVEAIVDEVSIPVMGKTRIGHRKEAEILEAIGVDMIDESEVLTPADDAYHIDKREFTAPFVCGARDLGEALRRIDEGAAMIRTKGEAGTGDVNQAVHHQRTIKGEIRRLEGMNHEEREAYAREIEAPAELVHEAAEVGRLPVVNFAAGGIATPADAALMMYHECDGIFVGSGIFGAENPEAMAEAIVAATTNWDDPETLADISKNLGKGMKGDANVDLPEEEQLQGRGI, translated from the coding sequence ATGACCGACGACACCGATCTCGAGGAGCTTCGACGCGGGACCGACCTCGTCAAACGCGGCTTCGCTCGGATGCAGAAAGGCGGCGTCATCATGGACGTGGTCGACCGCGAGCAGGCTCGCATCGCCGAGGACGCCGGCGCAGTCGCCGTGATGGCACTCGAGGCCGTCCCCGCGGACATCCGCAAACGCGGCGGGGTCGCCCGAATGGCCGACCCGGCAGACGTCGAGGCGATCGTCGACGAGGTATCCATTCCGGTGATGGGTAAAACACGGATCGGCCACCGGAAGGAAGCAGAGATCCTCGAGGCGATCGGCGTGGATATGATCGACGAATCTGAGGTGCTCACGCCGGCCGACGACGCTTACCACATCGACAAACGCGAGTTTACCGCACCGTTCGTCTGTGGCGCACGCGATCTCGGGGAAGCCCTGCGTCGAATCGACGAAGGAGCAGCGATGATCCGCACCAAAGGCGAAGCCGGCACCGGCGACGTCAACCAGGCCGTCCACCACCAGCGGACGATCAAAGGCGAGATCCGCCGGCTCGAGGGGATGAACCACGAGGAGCGTGAGGCCTACGCCCGCGAGATCGAAGCACCCGCCGAACTCGTCCACGAGGCCGCCGAAGTCGGCCGGCTGCCGGTCGTGAACTTCGCCGCGGGCGGGATCGCGACGCCGGCCGACGCCGCGCTCATGATGTACCACGAGTGTGACGGCATCTTCGTCGGCAGCGGCATCTTCGGCGCGGAGAACCCGGAGGCGATGGCCGAAGCGATCGTCGCGGCGACGACCAACTGGGACGATCCGGAGACACTCGCCGACATCTCGAAGAACCTCGGCAAAGGGATGAAAGGCGACGCGAACGTCGACTTGCCCGAAGAGGAGCAGTTGCAAGGACGAGGTATCTGA
- a CDS encoding IS630 family transposase (programmed frameshift), with protein MNSLDNVSTEDLRQVLAEVEGKKPAQRLMAAINYLEEDDATLEEVAERYGYTGAWLSQWLDRLERLSDEPFEEVVYDDHRSGRPSKLSDQEYERFVEALHSSPEDVGLDAPAWSVPLARHYLAEEFDVEYCERHVRRLMSEAGLSWKTARPEFHKSDERAQKAWKNGFKKSFDNLDDEYTILTIDQTRQVLSTLIYAWFPEGERPSLPVTGAWDSVKLLGAVSDSGETFFLPCEENFNSDTTIRLLDALQTEFGEKICVVLDNASYFTANRVQEFAEGTPIELCYLPRGSPELNPVEECWRRLNQTLGNRLFDTLDELQEAALTALDAIESPNVFTYLCP; from the exons ATGAACTCTCTCGACAACGTCTCTACCGAAGACCTCCGCCAGGTCTTGGCGGAGGTCGAGGGAAAGAAGCCGGCACAACGGCTGATGGCGGCGATCAATTACCTCGAAGAAGACGATGCGACGTTAGAAGAAGTCGCTGAGCGGTATGGATATACTGGTGCCTGGCTCTCGCAGTGGCTTGATCGACTCGAACGGCTCTCTGATGAGCCGTTCGAGGAGGTTGTCTACGACGATCATCGTTCAGGAAGGCCCTCAAAACTCTCCGATCAAGAGTACGAGCGGTTCGTTGAAGCACTCCATAGCTCACCAGAGGACGTTGGACTTGACGCGCCTGCTTGGTCTGTTCCACTCGCTCGTCACTATCTCGCTGAGGAGTTCGACGTTGAGTACTGCGAACGACACGTCCGACGACTGATGTCCGAGGCCGGGCTGTCCTGGAAGACAGCCCGGCCGGAGTTCCACAAGTCCGACGAACGGGCCCAAAAAGCGTGGAAAAACGGGTTCAAAAAAAGCT TCGACAACCTGGACGACGAATACACGATCCTGACCATTGATCAGACGCGTCAAGTGCTCTCGACGCTGATCTACGCGTGGTTTCCGGAGGGAGAGCGCCCGTCACTCCCGGTGACGGGCGCGTGGGACAGTGTTAAACTCCTCGGGGCAGTCAGCGATAGCGGCGAGACGTTCTTTCTCCCGTGTGAAGAAAATTTCAACAGCGACACCACAATCCGGTTGCTCGACGCTCTCCAAACCGAGTTCGGCGAAAAGATCTGCGTCGTCTTGGACAATGCGTCTTATTTTACAGCGAATAGGGTGCAGGAATTCGCCGAAGGAACGCCGATCGAACTGTGTTACCTTCCACGGGGTTCACCGGAGCTGAACCCCGTGGAAGAGTGTTGGCGACGACTCAACCAGACACTGGGCAACCGTCTGTTCGACACACTGGATGAACTTCAAGAGGCTGCACTGACTGCGCTTGACGCCATTGAATCGCCGAACGTCTTTACGTACTTATGTCCTTGA
- a CDS encoding calcium-binding protein, with amino-acid sequence MAREESSDDTRRSFMKKGTLAATALAVGAGATGTYAGVMAQEEDEEGEIVIHGQDYYPEAEFHVLAQLETLSKNDFLENVDPDEEEFDDPDDWEVYPIRVEAGEAGPLGYIMVENDAVDPSAGDMGTMGETASFRDPDMNLLETDVTIEPDEVDDEVDDEPDDEVDDEPDDEVDDEPDDEVDDEPDDEVDDEPDDEVDDEPDDEVNNNNDDNDDGLF; translated from the coding sequence ATGGCACGAGAAGAGAGTTCGGACGATACGCGGCGTTCGTTTATGAAAAAGGGAACGCTGGCAGCGACAGCTCTCGCAGTCGGTGCCGGTGCGACGGGCACCTACGCCGGCGTGATGGCACAAGAAGAAGACGAAGAGGGCGAAATCGTAATCCACGGGCAGGACTACTATCCGGAGGCGGAGTTCCACGTCCTGGCACAGCTAGAGACGCTGTCGAAAAATGACTTCCTCGAAAACGTCGATCCGGACGAGGAAGAGTTCGACGATCCGGACGACTGGGAAGTGTATCCGATTCGCGTCGAGGCCGGCGAGGCAGGTCCGCTGGGCTACATCATGGTCGAAAACGACGCAGTCGACCCGAGTGCCGGCGATATGGGAACGATGGGCGAGACCGCGTCCTTCCGTGACCCCGACATGAACCTGCTGGAGACGGACGTCACCATTGAGCCGGATGAGGTCGACGACGAAGTTGACGACGAGCCCGACGACGAAGTCGACGACGAACCAGACGACGAGGTCGACGACGAACCAGACGACGAGGTCGATGACGAACCAGACGACGAGGTCGATGACGAACCAGACGACGAGGTCGATGACGAACCAGACGACGAAGTTAACAACAACAACGACGACAACGACGACGGCCTCTTCTGA
- a CDS encoding metal-dependent hydrolase, translated as MWPLGHVAIAYLCYSLVARTRYERPPDHVPAVVVVFASLFPDLVDKPLAWYLGVLPTGRTLAHSLLVLVPLVLVVGLVADRAGYAAVGVAFAIGALSHALVDALPALWGGTDPSFLLWPALPVESYESGSPSVLALLADSLDDPYFLSEFVFAAIALVVWRRDGYPGLAPIRSRIQR; from the coding sequence ATGTGGCCGCTCGGACACGTTGCTATCGCGTACCTCTGTTACTCGCTCGTCGCACGCACGCGGTACGAACGACCGCCGGATCACGTGCCTGCCGTGGTCGTGGTGTTCGCCAGCCTGTTTCCGGACCTCGTCGACAAACCGCTCGCGTGGTACCTTGGCGTGCTCCCGACCGGACGGACGCTCGCTCACTCGCTGCTCGTGTTGGTTCCGCTCGTGCTCGTCGTCGGCCTCGTCGCCGACCGGGCCGGATACGCGGCCGTCGGCGTTGCCTTCGCGATCGGTGCGCTCTCGCACGCGCTCGTCGACGCCCTGCCGGCACTGTGGGGCGGAACCGACCCGAGCTTTCTGCTGTGGCCCGCCCTTCCCGTCGAGAGCTACGAGAGCGGGTCCCCGTCCGTACTCGCGCTCCTGGCTGACTCGCTCGACGATCCGTACTTCCTCTCGGAGTTCGTGTTCGCGGCGATCGCACTCGTCGTGTGGCGTCGGGACGGCTATCCGGGGCTGGCACCGATTCGCTCGAGAATCCAACGCTGA
- a CDS encoding RNA-guided endonuclease InsQ/TnpB family protein — protein MADGYLRRTAITRPILTDEQQDLLDTTINEWKAACNISSRIGWEHGETRKTYLQDLTYDTVLENTRLGSQHAILATHQAAAALDGIEAIEDLDEHYKTSRPEFTSNTVKYDTRTMTLFDDGSVSLSTVDGRIRCDLNLPDDEDGYQHEYLTDDEWEVTESTLSKRDGDYYLNLGFRKPKPEKQAERQDDDEDRTVLGVDLGIVNIATTSTAYFASGREVRHRHREFERIRGNLQQTGTQSAHRTIQQMSGRESRYLRDELHQVANRILEEARTHDCEYIAFENLKHIRERAPPVKEFHQWAHRQLVDLVEYKAETEGISVEFVDPKNTSRRCPECGHTSDGNRVKQADFECESCGATQNSDYVGAKNVGWRYVRRGLQSSRRTGNSQLALKSGTVTSSGFCET, from the coding sequence GTGGCAGACGGCTACCTGAGACGCACCGCAATCACCCGCCCCATCCTCACTGACGAGCAACAGGACTTGCTCGATACCACCATCAACGAGTGGAAAGCTGCCTGCAACATCAGTAGCCGCATCGGATGGGAACACGGTGAAACGCGGAAAACCTACCTCCAAGACCTCACCTACGACACGGTGTTGGAGAACACACGTCTCGGGAGCCAACACGCAATCCTCGCCACCCATCAGGCTGCAGCCGCACTCGATGGTATCGAAGCAATCGAAGACCTTGACGAACACTACAAAACATCCCGACCGGAGTTCACAAGTAACACGGTGAAATACGACACCCGGACGATGACGCTGTTCGATGACGGGTCTGTGTCGCTTTCCACCGTCGATGGCCGGATTCGGTGTGACCTGAACCTCCCCGACGACGAAGACGGGTATCAACACGAATACCTCACCGATGACGAGTGGGAAGTAACGGAGTCCACGCTGTCAAAGCGTGATGGCGACTACTACCTCAACCTCGGGTTTCGCAAACCGAAGCCCGAGAAGCAGGCCGAAAGACAGGATGACGACGAGGACAGGACAGTTCTCGGCGTTGACCTCGGCATCGTCAACATCGCCACCACCAGCACGGCGTACTTCGCCTCGGGGAGAGAAGTCAGGCATCGACACCGGGAGTTCGAGCGGATTCGAGGCAACCTTCAGCAGACCGGCACACAATCAGCTCATCGGACGATTCAGCAGATGAGTGGGAGGGAGTCACGGTATCTTCGTGACGAACTCCATCAAGTCGCTAACCGGATTCTCGAAGAAGCGCGGACACACGACTGCGAGTACATCGCGTTCGAGAACCTGAAGCACATTCGAGAACGTGCGCCACCTGTCAAAGAGTTCCACCAGTGGGCGCACCGTCAGCTTGTTGATCTCGTGGAGTACAAGGCTGAAACCGAAGGGATAAGCGTCGAGTTTGTTGATCCGAAGAACACGAGTCGGCGATGTCCCGAGTGTGGGCACACGAGCGACGGGAATAGGGTGAAACAGGCGGATTTCGAGTGTGAGTCGTGTGGTGCGACGCAGAATTCGGATTACGTGGGTGCAAAGAATGTTGGGTGGCGGTATGTCCGTCGCGGCCTACAGTCGTCGCGGCGGACGGGCAACAGTCAACTCGCCCTGAAGTCAGGAACGGTGACGTCCTCAGGTTTCTGCGAAACCTGA